One window of Desulfovibrio subterraneus genomic DNA carries:
- a CDS encoding DUF697 domain-containing protein, giving the protein MRSVIKRICVIVAVLLLSLFAVYLFGAVMVLSDLASRIHPDLALWAVLVCLALIAYALWCAAAPFFRPHALTLSATPDEEELQAYKAELLTRLRSNGYLQAQGVSVNDENDVSAALDVLQRKANTDIRNTAKQVFLGTAVSQNGKLDSLIVLTLLARLIWRISALYNQRPAPSELLSLYSNVAVTSFLAAGVEDLGGEEAMSSIIGPAVASSALGALPGAEAVATAVTTALVDGSANALLTLRTGILARNYVSGSLAAQGGNRRIATVEALSMLADISGEIVKKVIAKTGQAAVQVCGKKVGDAVSAGARTARKAAESVAEGVGGAARSVGAGVGGAARAVGSGVSGAVKTAGTGVSDGANLLRDGAFGAAVAVGDSTTALGKAVAKGALGSARVIGNGVKESGHAVSGLLGRAGNRTSRLWRRIIRQR; this is encoded by the coding sequence ATGCGCTCAGTAATAAAGAGAATTTGTGTCATTGTGGCTGTTTTGCTGCTTTCGCTGTTCGCCGTTTATCTTTTCGGGGCGGTCATGGTGCTGTCGGATCTGGCCTCACGCATTCATCCTGATCTGGCTCTGTGGGCCGTGCTGGTTTGTCTTGCTCTTATCGCCTATGCCCTGTGGTGCGCTGCGGCTCCCTTCTTCAGGCCGCATGCCCTGACTCTGTCCGCTACGCCTGATGAGGAGGAATTGCAGGCGTACAAAGCCGAACTGCTCACGCGATTGCGGAGTAACGGGTATCTTCAGGCGCAGGGAGTCTCCGTCAATGATGAGAATGATGTTTCAGCGGCTCTGGATGTTTTGCAGCGTAAGGCCAACACTGACATCCGCAATACAGCAAAGCAGGTATTTCTGGGGACAGCGGTATCGCAGAACGGCAAGCTGGACTCTCTTATCGTGCTTACGCTGCTGGCGCGGCTTATCTGGCGCATTTCTGCCTTGTACAATCAGCGGCCGGCCCCTTCGGAATTGTTGTCTCTGTATTCCAATGTCGCCGTAACGTCGTTCCTTGCAGCAGGAGTTGAAGATTTGGGCGGCGAGGAGGCCATGAGCAGCATTATCGGCCCTGCGGTTGCCTCATCTGCCCTGGGTGCCTTGCCCGGTGCCGAAGCGGTGGCAACTGCGGTTACGACGGCTCTTGTAGATGGTTCCGCAAATGCGCTTCTTACTCTTCGTACGGGCATTCTTGCACGGAATTATGTCTCCGGCTCATTGGCGGCTCAGGGCGGGAACAGGAGGATTGCAACAGTGGAAGCTCTTTCCATGTTGGCAGATATCTCCGGAGAAATCGTCAAGAAGGTCATTGCGAAGACCGGACAGGCCGCTGTTCAGGTCTGTGGTAAAAAAGTTGGCGATGCCGTGAGTGCAGGTGCGAGAACGGCGCGCAAAGCCGCCGAAAGTGTTGCAGAAGGTGTTGGCGGCGCGGCCCGTTCCGTGGGAGCTGGCGTGGGCGGAGCCGCCCGAGCTGTGGGTTCCGGTGTGAGCGGGGCGGTAAAAACGGCGGGAACAGGCGTGAGCGATGGTGCCAACCTGTTGCGCGATGGAGCTTTCGGAGCTGCCGTAGCCGTGGGAGATTCCACAACGGCTCTTGGCAAAGCTGTAGCAAAAGGGGCGCTTGGTTCTGCACGTGTGATCGGTAATGGCGTAAAGGAAAGCGGTCATGCGGTATCTGGTCTGCTGGGTCGCGCTGGTAATCGAACTTCCAGGCTGTGGCGGCGTATCATACGACAGCGTTAA
- a CDS encoding ATP-binding protein produces the protein MMDKLRIRAEKLAQAGDSKNAPALTPAEMQQTLHELRVHQIELELQNEELRRSHAELDATRARYFDLYDLAPVGYCTLSPRGLIMEANLTAASLLGVTRSDMIGEPWTRFVFRDDQDLYYQQRKNFLQTTPTEFDLRLLKKRDTEFWAHISASISQDDEAARVCRIVMHDISLRKREEQFRENVERIIYHDIKGPLVNLFALAQMVMDGAIDESVVHFFPQIMLGIRQVIDLIDAAEPLRKMERGEYTAPATPVDVHKLLNSVKQSLMVLSGQNRINVDIQIDTTCYPGRPPVCGEAFLLESMLMNLVKNAVEASPQDGHVSITCKAGENATCIAIHNVGEVPESIRDRFFEKNITAGKIYGTGLGTYSAQLIAKAHGGRIELMSSNPEGTTLSVHLPHAHY, from the coding sequence ATGATGGATAAATTGCGGATTCGGGCAGAAAAACTGGCACAGGCCGGAGACTCAAAAAATGCCCCCGCCCTCACTCCCGCCGAGATGCAGCAGACGCTCCATGAACTGCGCGTACATCAAATTGAACTGGAACTGCAGAATGAAGAACTGCGGCGATCACATGCCGAACTTGATGCAACGCGGGCACGCTACTTCGACCTCTATGATCTGGCACCGGTCGGGTATTGCACCCTCAGCCCGCGGGGGCTGATCATGGAGGCAAACCTGACTGCCGCCTCGCTTCTCGGGGTAACCCGAAGCGATATGATAGGCGAGCCATGGACCCGGTTTGTGTTCAGGGATGATCAGGACCTCTATTACCAGCAACGCAAAAATTTCCTCCAGACAACACCGACGGAATTTGACCTGCGTCTGCTGAAAAAAAGGGATACTGAATTCTGGGCACACATTTCCGCCTCTATCTCACAGGACGATGAAGCGGCCCGCGTTTGCCGCATTGTGATGCATGACATTTCACTGCGTAAGCGCGAGGAGCAGTTCAGAGAAAACGTAGAACGCATCATCTACCACGATATCAAAGGCCCCCTTGTCAACCTGTTTGCCTTGGCCCAGATGGTCATGGATGGCGCAATAGATGAATCCGTTGTGCATTTTTTCCCGCAAATCATGCTTGGCATCCGCCAGGTGATTGACCTTATTGACGCTGCAGAACCCTTGCGGAAAATGGAGCGGGGCGAATATACGGCACCCGCAACGCCGGTAGACGTTCACAAACTGCTCAACTCCGTAAAACAATCCCTCATGGTATTGTCCGGGCAAAACCGGATAAACGTTGATATCCAAATAGACACAACGTGCTATCCGGGCAGGCCACCGGTCTGCGGAGAAGCCTTTCTTCTTGAAAGCATGCTTATGAATCTGGTGAAAAACGCAGTAGAGGCATCGCCTCAGGACGGACACGTCAGCATCACCTGCAAGGCGGGTGAAAACGCAACATGCATTGCTATCCACAATGTCGGTGAAGTGCCTGAATCCATACGGGACCGTTTTTTCGAAAAAAACATTACAGCGGGCAAGATATACGGCACCGGCCTCGGAACATACAGCGCCCAGCTCATCGCCAAGGCTCACGGCGGCCGGATAGAACTCATGAGCTCCAATCCGGAAGGCACAACCCTTTCAGTCCATCTCCCCCACGCCCACTACTGA
- a CDS encoding chemotaxis protein CheB, translating to MTTPVVGIGASAGGLAAFEAFFSAMPDDVASGLAFVLVQHLAPDHKSLLTEIIRRYTSMQVFEVEDGMKVEPNCAYIIPPNRDMAYLDGKLQLIEPAAPRGQRMPIDFFFRSLALGLNEVAIGVVLSGTGSDGTLGIRAIKKAGGMVIAQTPASCEYDGMPRNAIATGLVDYDLPPSEMAAQIFTYVARTVSSPLHTAPAPKLINDDALHTIFIMLHARTGHDFSQYKPSTIQRRIERRMALNQIATQDDYIRYLQQNATETDALFRDLLIGVTGFFRDPDAFTALEKEVIPRLFANKPSGSLVRIWSTGCSSGEEAYSFAILMQEHLERVRERYVVQIFATDIDSNAIATARSGLYPASIAEDISPERLARFFTAEADGNVYRIHKTIRDMLVFSEQNVIKDPPFSKLDCIVCRNLLIYMGGDLQRKLIPLFHYALNPGGFLFLGTSETVGDFGDLFTTIDRKLKLYQRKDTLHDRHHVAMGRFLPPRPTLETTYPRSAIKEIDPAKLPLRELTEQALLKQFAPAGVLVNARGDILYFHGRTGQYLEPSPGEAGVSNILKMAREGLRRGLSTTLHKAHSTGKTHQNKGLRIKSNSGFISVNITACPVTAGSIAHGFPMYLVILEAAPQSDRDTAQTAGPAETGGHIDGLPINRDVDIEILRQELLAKEEYLQTAIEELETSNEELKSSNEEMQAINEELQSSNEELETSKEELQSVNEELATVNAELQNKLADLSQTNNDMSNLLSGTGIATVFVDLQLRLLRFTPAATRIINLIQVDIGRPVGHIASNMVGYTSMVADVQSVLETLVPKELDVRTEEGKWYTMRIQPYRTIENVIEGAVITFVDITEMKKSHELLQEAHDQLRLVGVVRDSQDAIAALNMRGDIISWNPSAQRLFGWSEEEALTMNIQEMTAEENREHELETIRSVAAGSMVQYETIRLNKEGQSIPILLTATFLVNNSGSIYAMAVTQRVTQGRIQA from the coding sequence GTGACCACTCCCGTCGTAGGCATCGGAGCCTCGGCAGGGGGCCTTGCTGCCTTCGAAGCTTTTTTTTCCGCCATGCCTGACGATGTGGCCTCCGGACTGGCCTTCGTTCTGGTACAACACCTCGCCCCGGACCATAAAAGCCTGCTGACCGAGATCATCCGCCGCTACACATCCATGCAGGTATTTGAAGTCGAAGACGGAATGAAAGTTGAACCCAACTGCGCCTATATCATCCCGCCCAACCGCGACATGGCCTATCTGGACGGCAAGCTCCAGTTGATTGAACCCGCAGCCCCCCGTGGACAGCGGATGCCCATAGACTTCTTCTTCCGCTCGCTGGCTCTCGGCCTCAATGAAGTGGCAATCGGCGTAGTATTGTCGGGCACCGGCAGTGACGGTACCCTCGGCATACGCGCCATTAAAAAGGCTGGCGGAATGGTTATAGCCCAGACACCAGCCTCTTGTGAGTATGACGGCATGCCACGAAATGCCATTGCCACCGGTCTGGTGGATTACGACCTGCCGCCTTCCGAAATGGCCGCACAGATATTCACTTACGTGGCCCGCACCGTCAGTTCCCCCCTGCACACGGCCCCCGCTCCCAAACTTATAAACGACGATGCGCTGCATACCATCTTCATCATGCTGCACGCCCGGACGGGACACGACTTTTCCCAGTATAAACCAAGCACCATACAGCGCCGCATCGAACGGCGCATGGCCCTGAACCAGATTGCCACGCAGGATGACTACATCCGCTACCTGCAGCAGAATGCGACAGAAACGGATGCGCTCTTTCGTGACCTGCTCATCGGAGTTACCGGTTTCTTCCGTGACCCGGATGCCTTCACAGCGCTTGAGAAAGAAGTGATACCCAGGCTATTTGCCAACAAACCCTCCGGCTCCCTTGTACGGATATGGTCAACTGGATGTTCCTCCGGCGAGGAGGCATATTCCTTTGCCATCCTCATGCAGGAACATCTGGAGAGGGTACGCGAGCGCTACGTGGTACAGATATTTGCCACCGATATAGACAGCAACGCTATCGCCACGGCCCGAAGCGGACTGTATCCCGCCAGTATAGCCGAAGACATTTCTCCGGAACGGCTGGCGCGTTTTTTCACCGCAGAGGCCGACGGCAACGTTTACCGCATCCACAAAACCATCCGCGACATGCTGGTTTTTTCCGAGCAGAACGTAATCAAGGATCCGCCATTTTCCAAACTGGATTGCATTGTCTGCCGCAACCTGCTCATATACATGGGGGGAGACCTGCAACGAAAGCTCATTCCCCTATTCCATTACGCCTTGAACCCGGGGGGCTTTCTCTTTCTGGGCACCTCGGAAACCGTTGGCGATTTTGGAGATCTCTTCACCACGATAGACCGCAAGCTGAAGCTCTATCAGCGCAAGGACACCCTGCATGACAGGCACCATGTTGCAATGGGCCGCTTTCTGCCGCCCAGACCGACACTTGAAACGACATACCCCCGGTCTGCCATCAAGGAAATCGATCCGGCAAAGCTGCCCTTACGCGAACTGACCGAGCAGGCACTGTTAAAACAGTTCGCCCCGGCCGGGGTGCTGGTAAACGCCCGCGGCGACATTCTCTACTTCCACGGTCGCACCGGTCAGTATCTGGAACCTTCCCCCGGTGAAGCCGGTGTCAGCAACATTCTCAAAATGGCACGAGAAGGATTACGCCGGGGATTGAGCACTACGCTTCACAAAGCCCATTCAACCGGAAAAACCCACCAGAACAAAGGGCTACGAATCAAATCGAACAGCGGCTTCATATCGGTCAACATTACAGCCTGTCCTGTTACGGCTGGTTCGATTGCCCATGGTTTCCCCATGTACCTCGTCATTCTTGAAGCCGCGCCGCAGTCCGACCGGGATACGGCACAGACCGCCGGTCCCGCTGAAACTGGGGGCCATATCGACGGCCTGCCCATTAACAGGGATGTCGACATAGAGATATTACGGCAAGAATTGCTGGCCAAAGAGGAATACCTTCAGACTGCCATTGAGGAACTGGAGACGTCCAACGAGGAGCTCAAATCCTCCAATGAAGAAATGCAGGCTATCAATGAAGAACTGCAATCCTCCAATGAAGAGCTGGAAACCTCCAAGGAAGAACTGCAATCCGTCAATGAGGAACTGGCCACCGTCAATGCCGAATTACAGAACAAGCTGGCCGACCTGTCTCAAACCAACAATGACATGAGCAACCTTCTTTCCGGCACAGGCATAGCCACGGTCTTTGTTGACCTGCAGCTGCGCCTGCTGCGCTTCACCCCTGCCGCAACCCGGATAATCAACCTGATTCAGGTAGATATAGGGCGACCAGTTGGGCACATCGCGTCCAACATGGTGGGCTATACCAGCATGGTTGCCGACGTGCAGTCCGTACTGGAAACGCTGGTGCCCAAGGAACTGGATGTGCGGACAGAGGAAGGCAAGTGGTACACAATGCGCATCCAGCCTTACCGTACCATTGAAAACGTGATTGAGGGGGCCGTCATCACCTTTGTTGACATAACCGAAATGAAAAAATCGCACGAACTGCTGCAGGAAGCTCACGACCAGCTCCGCCTGGTCGGGGTTGTCAGGGATTCGCAAGATGCCATTGCAGCCTTGAATATGAGGGGAGATATCATCTCATGGAACCCTTCTGCCCAAAGGCTTTTCGGCTGGAGCGAAGAAGAGGCACTCACCATGAATATCCAGGAAATGACCGCAGAAGAGAATCGGGAACACGAACTGGAAACAATACGCAGTGTCGCTGCCGGCAGCATGGTGCAGTATGAGACGATCCGCCTAAACAAAGAGGGGCAGTCCATTCCCATTCTGCTCACGGCGACTTTTCTGGTCAACAATTCTGGCAGCATATACGCTATGGCCGTCACGCAACGCGTGACACAAGGGAGGATACAGGCATGA